The Streptomyces sp. NBC_00162 genome window below encodes:
- a CDS encoding ABC transporter ATP-binding protein, with protein sequence MIQLRGLTKRYGDKTAVDHLTFTVRPGTVTGFLGPNGAGKTTTMRMMLDLDRPTGGSVTIGGKRYSDLREPMKQVGALLDAKALHPARTAYHHLLWLARSNRIPDRRVGEILEAVGLAAVAHQRAGAFSLGMGQRLGIAAALLGDPETLVLDEPVNGLDPEGILWIRNLMKQLAAQGRTVFVSSHLMSEMALTADHLIVIGRGRLLADTSTADFIENNSRSVVRLRTTQPERLLDVLAGEGIAPVLTGDGAFEIHDGDAETLGELAAAHRIALLEIGSQRASLEEAFMRLTAGSLEYQAGGAVDAGPAPSGTSSPERAPALIRSRTGKES encoded by the coding sequence GTGATCCAGTTACGTGGGCTTACCAAGCGGTACGGGGACAAAACCGCAGTCGACCACCTGACGTTCACCGTGCGCCCCGGCACGGTGACCGGCTTCCTGGGCCCGAACGGTGCGGGCAAGACGACGACCATGCGCATGATGCTGGACCTGGACCGGCCGACCGGTGGCAGCGTCACCATCGGCGGGAAGCGCTACAGCGATTTGCGCGAGCCGATGAAGCAGGTCGGCGCGCTGCTGGACGCGAAGGCCCTGCACCCCGCCCGCACCGCCTACCACCACCTGCTGTGGCTGGCGCGGTCCAACAGGATCCCGGACCGCAGGGTCGGAGAGATCCTGGAGGCAGTCGGCCTCGCCGCCGTGGCGCACCAGCGCGCGGGTGCCTTCTCGCTCGGTATGGGTCAGCGGCTCGGTATCGCCGCCGCGCTTCTCGGTGACCCCGAGACGCTCGTGCTCGACGAGCCCGTCAACGGACTCGACCCCGAGGGCATTCTCTGGATCCGCAATCTGATGAAGCAACTGGCGGCCCAGGGCCGTACGGTCTTCGTCTCCAGCCACCTCATGAGCGAGATGGCGTTGACGGCCGACCATCTGATCGTCATCGGTCGCGGTCGGCTGCTGGCCGACACGTCCACGGCGGACTTCATCGAGAACAACTCCCGTTCCGTCGTACGGCTGCGCACCACCCAGCCGGAGCGGCTGCTCGACGTCCTCGCCGGCGAGGGGATCGCGCCGGTCCTCACCGGGGACGGGGCCTTCGAGATCCATGACGGCGACGCCGAGACGCTCGGCGAACTCGCCGCCGCCCACCGGATCGCGCTGCTCGAGATCGGCTCGCAGCGTGCCTCGCTGGAGGAGGCGTTCATGCGGCTCACCGCGGGTTCGCTCGAGTACCAGGCCGGCGGCGCCGTGG